The genome window GTCCCATTTCCTCGCGCAAAAGACGAGTGCGCCTGAGCTGCGCCTTTACCCGTGCCAGCAACTCGCGCATGGAGAACGGCTTGGTCAAATAATCATCCGCGCCGACTTCGAGACCGACGACGCGGTCAATTTCATCGTCACGCGCGGTGAGCATGAGAATGGATGTGGTCATTTCCTTGCGCAGGATGCGTGCCACCTCAAAACCGTCCATTTCGGGGAGCATGATGTCCAGCACGATCAGGTCGGGTTTCATCTTCCGCGCGGATTCAAGCGCCATGCGCCCGTCGCCAACCGTTTCAACGATATACCCCTCTTTTTTCAGGTTGTAGGCAAGCGTCTCCTGAAGGGAGAGTTCATCTTCAACGATCAATATTGATTCAGTCATTGACTGGAATATACCATTAAAGAAAAATCAATTTTGTTAATGGCAGGTTAATGAAAGGTAAACTTATGATGTTATTCCCTTGCAATGCAGCGATCATTAAATGCGAGTAAAATCTTCCTCTTTACAGGCGTCAATGAGCTTATGACCAGAGAATATCACTATAAGTGGGTGTGGGAGTTTGAGTCCTCGGCTGAGGCGCTCTGGCCCCTTGTTTCGGATACCAACCGTTTCAACCGCGATACGGGCCTGCCTCCCATGCAGTTGCTCGGTATTCACAATGGCGTAAAACTTGTAAGGTTCAACATCCCGCTTGTGCAGATCGAATGGGAGGAGGAACCCTTCGAGTGGACGTATCCCTATCAGTTTGGGATTATGCGCCGTTACCGAAAGGGTCCTCTGGCAGAAATGCGCGTGGATTGCCGCCTGGAGCGGCTCCAGCCTGCGGGCACGCGGATTACGTATGAGGTGTGGGTGAAACCGAAAAATATCCCGGGTAGGATTGCCATTCCGCTGGGAATTGGGGTATATAGCGCGAAACGCTTCGGGGATGCTTTCAAATTATATGACCGCATCGCTTCGCGCGGCGGCTCGGTGTTGATCGTTGCCAAAGGCAGGAATCTCTCCCTCGCCGGGCATAACAAGTTCAAGGTCCTGAATGAGCGCTTGCAGGATCAAGGGGTGGATCGGCAGATTCTCAATCACCTGTATGAATACTTGCACCGCGCGGATGACCTGTCCATCCAGCGTATGAGACCGTATGCGCTGGCGGATGGCTGGGGACTGCCGCGCCGCACGGTGCTGGAATCATTTTTACGCGCCACACGGCTTGGCATGCTGGACATGTATTGGGATCTGCTCTGCCCCGAGTGCCGCGGTATTGCAGAGGATCATGCACGGCTGGGTGACATCCATTCCACCGCACATTGCAGCACCTGCCGGATAGACTTCACCGCAAACTTCGACCACAATGTGGAAGTGATCTTCCGCCCAAATCCGTCCATCCGCGCGGTGGATGCGGCAGTGGAGTTTTGCGTCGGCAGTCCGCAGAGACGGCCGCATACCATCTTTTCATTGATGGTACCGCCGCGCGAGGAACTTCCGATTTCAACCATGTTGAACGAAGGACGTTATCATGTACGCGCCTCCGACCTGCCTGGCACACAGATGTTGCTGGCAGTGAAACATGGACCCGCGAAAATGGACTTACGGGCGAATGCCCTGGGCTGGCGTAATGATGTAATGGACATTGGGCTTGCGCCGTACATTCGCCTGATCAATGAAACCGATTCAACCCAGACTTTTCAACTGGAACGAACGACCTGGTCGGATCAGGCGGCGACGGCGGCGGACGTGACCACGTTGCAGGTGTTCCGTGACCTGTTCTCCAGCGAAGTCCTGCGTCCCGGAGAGGAGATCTCCGTGGGCTCCACCACCCTGATGTTCACTGATCTGCGTAATTCCACAAAACTGTATCGCGAGATCGGCGATGCGCCTGCCTTCGGACGTGTGCGCGAGCATTTTGAAATATTGGAACAAGCTGTTGCAGCGGAAGGCGGGGCAATCATCAAAACCATGGGGGACGCGATCATGGCAGCCTTCCGTACCCCCGTCTCGGCGGTGCGCGCGATCTGGAATGTTCAGAAGCGGATTTCCCTGCGCGGCAACCCACCCCTATTCATTAAAGCGGGCATTCACTATGGACCGTGTATTGTTGTCAATCTGAACGACAGACTGGATTACTTTGGTTCAACTGTGAATATTGCGGCGCGGCTGCCGGGTTTCTCATCCGGCGGCGAGACGATCCTCTCTGAGCCGATTCGCAACGATCCTGAGGTGGTTGAGTTTTTGGAGAAGAACGCCCCGCCCAACTCCCTCTCCCGTTTTCAAGCCGAACTCCGCGGCTACGAACAGGCGATGGATTTGTGGAAGATCAAGCTGTAAAACCGGAGACCGCCAGTTTTTTAACTGGCGGTCTTTTAATTTGCGATTATCTTGGTTTACTTCGGCTTGCGTGTCAGTAATTTCCAGATGACCCAAATGATCAGAACGGGCGGCGCAAAGATGGGCACAAGTACGATGAACAACCAGATGAGAAAATCCACGATGCCTTGATAGGCGCGGGTGACGGTTTTTGTGGCGGATTCAAAGGTTTCAGCAGGATTCCAGGGTTCCGGCTGCGGGGTGGGGGTGGGGAGGATCTCAGGCAATACAGGCTCAAAGTTGATCGTGATCGTGGAATAGGATGATCGATCCTGCAAATAGTTCATGCGTCCCTTGATCTCCTCGATCTGGCGCTCAATTTCGGAGAGCTCGGCGTTGATGCGCAGGGCTTCATCCACCGTTTTGGCATCGTCAAGGAAGGATTTGATGCGCTCGCGCGTGGCTTCCAGGTTGATGAGCTGCGACTGTAAGTCTACATATTGATCGGTCACATCCTCGCCCGAAGCGGATTCATCCAGCACTTTGACGGCCAGCCCGCGCAGACGGCTGAGTGTGCGCTCGAATTGCTGGACGGGCACGCCGATGGTGATGGTGGCGTACTTGTAATTCTCACCGTCGTAATAGGTTTGATACCAGATTCGTGAACTGATGATGTATCCACCGGCATCACCGACGACCTGTGTGGCGCGGTCGATGGCGTTATCCGTGCTTTCCACCAGCAGTTTGATCTCGGCGCTTTTGATGATCATGTGCGTGGTGGAGGCGACTGTCGAATCCACCCCCGTGTTATAGACGGGTCCCACAGGCAGAGCCGCGGAAGGCTCCGACTGCTGTTTTGCAGCGTCCTCCGCTTCTGCGGCGCTGCCCGGCATGGAATCCCCCGCTAAAAATTCAGGTGCGGCGGCGGGTTCTTCAAAAGCGGCGGGTGCGGCTCCTCCGCAGGCGCTGAGCAATAGCACGCCCAGCAGAACAGGCAAGGTAAATACGTTGAAATGTGATCTCATTTCATCCTCCAGTTTGAATAGAATTTCGGCGTTATGGAATAGACGAAGGAGATGATGGAATGTTCCCCAAAATCACAGCCCCCGCATCATTCCTCCGAGGGCTTAAACCTTATTCCAGAATTGCTTCGATGTTGACCGCGCCTGCACGGTCTCTCATTGCGTTTACCCCCTTGTCAGGATTTCGCGTGTTTGAACCACGTCCTCACCGATTTTCTGAATCAGCGCCTCCACCGATTCGAATTTCAATTCGTCCCTTAATCGGGCGACGAACTCAAGTTTCAGTTCCTCACCATAAATATCGCGGTCGAAATCCAGCAGGTAGGCTTCCACGCTCGGGATTTGTCGTTGCGGGGTGAAGGTCGGGTTGAAGCCGACGTTCGTGGCCGCCATGAAGCGTTCAGCGCCGAGCACCGCCCGGCAGGCGTAAATGCCATTTGAAGGAATCACTTTTTGTATTGGATAGTCAATGTTTGCCGTGGGGAAGTTGATCTTTTTCCCGCGGCCTTCGCCATGAATGACGATTCCCGCGAGCGGATATGGATAGCCGAGTAGTTTTGCGGCTTCGTTGACATTGCCTGTGGAGGTGAGCTTGCGGATCTCTGTGGATGAGATCACGCCGCTTTCGTCGCTGACGGCTGGCACCACCTCGACGGTGTATCCCAGTTCCGAGCCGATCTCGGTCAGACGCGCTGCGTTGCCTTCGCGTCCCCTGCCGAGGGCGAAGTCGTACCCGATCAGCAGGCGGCTGAGTCCCAGGCTCTGCTTGAGCGTTGACATATATTCATGGGCGGTGGCAGTTGACAGGTCACGTGTGAAGCGCTGCGTGATGACCACGTCCACGCCGAGCGCGGCGAGCAGTTCCGCCCGTTCGTCCGCTGTGGTCAGGCATTTGATCTCTCTGCCTGTCAGCACACTGGCGGGATGCGGGTCAAAGGTGAGCACGACGGCCGGCGCGTTTTCTTCATGTGCGTCGCGGACGAGTTTTTGGATGATCAGACGATGCCCGCGATGGACGCCGTCAAAGACGCCGATGGTGAGCCAGGAGTTTTGCAGGGATAATGCGTCGAGGGAAAGGTAATGTTGCATGCTATAAAAAAGCCGCCGGTGAGGCGGCAGGATATCGTTGCGAGGGCGGGTGGTCAAATAGCCGCGAAACGGCGTACCCAGATCCAACCCAAAACAATCTCCTTTATGGATGGGAGACCGCTTCGGCGGACAAAATCACCCTGCTCGCAACGACATTTTATTTAATCGGAAGTGAAGAAGACTTTCTTTGGCTGCCATTCGGGTGCGCCGTCTTCGCCGGTGACGAGTTCCATCAGGGCAACCAGTTCGCCCTGTGTGCTGACGCCGCGCACCTTGGTTTCTGTGGGTTCACCAACCGCTTTTACGCGGTGACCGTGACGCACACCCTCCACTTCATCGGGGTTGAGTTCCACTGCGGGCCAGTCGGCAAGCGCTTCGGCTGCGGGGATCAAGTATTGATACCAGTTGCCGGCCGTGAAGGCCTCCTGTAATTTTCTCAGCGGCACGGAATCGCGCAGGGAGAACCTGCCGCTTTTGGTGCGCCGCAAACCGACAAGGTATGCGCCGCAGCCGAGTTTGACACCGAGGTCATTCGCAAGCGAGCGGACGTATGTTCCGGAAGAGCAATGTACGTCAATCACCACTTCGGGCGGTGTCCATTCCAGCACTTCCAGATGATGGACGGTGATCTTGCGCGGTTCGAGATCAACTTCCTCGCCTTTGCGCGCCATTTCATAGGCTTTGCGTCCCTGCACTTTGACGGCAGAATAGGGCGGGGGAGTCTGCTCGATCTCACCGACAAAGGTTTTAAGCGCTTCCTCGAATTCGGTTTCGGTGATGTTGACCGGGTCCTTCGATGGTGTGAACTTGCCTTCCCCGTCGAAGGTATCGGTTGAGCCGCCCAGGCGAATGATGGCCTGGTAGCGTTTATCCGATGCGGAAACGTATTCGCTTAACCGTACAGCCGGCCCAACAAGGATCACAAGCACGCCGGAAGCGCGTGGGTCCAGTGTGCCGGTATGTCCCGCGCGGCGCAGACCTGTGCCGTTCCTGATTGCCTGAACGACATCGTGAGATGTCATCCCGACCGGTTTATCCACAACCAACGCGCCTGATATGGCGTTTTTTATATCCTGACTGTTCATCTAAAATATTCCTCCTGAATTTGATTACGGTTTAATTATGACATATTTGTCGTAATTTGCAATGGGGTACCTTGGTTCTATTATTTGCCTTTAATCCCTACAGATTTATAAGTTCGCGCGTCTTTTTCAGGACTTCCTTTTGGATTTCGCTCAAAGTCCCCTGGATATCCGCTCCTGCGGCTGCGGCATGCCCTCCCCCTTGAAAGTGTTTTGCAACTGGTGAGACGTCCACATCCGGTTCCAGTGCGCGCCATGAAATTTTGACATGGTTATCCCCTTGTTCAACGAAAACTATTCCGACCTTGTTCCCATCAATGGCTGAGATCATGTTGATCAGGTCTGCATCGTCATTCCCGCCATATCCGGCGGACTTGCGGTCTGCAAGGGTCAGTGTACCCCAGACTATGCCATCCTTGCTTTTGAGGCTGGAGAGTCCGGCCCCCCAATACTTTGCGGCGGGAAATGTTTTCCGTACCAGTGCGCGCATGTATATCTCTGGCAGATCTACACCGGCTTCCATTAAATCAGCGGCCTGCCTGAGCGCTTCGGGCGTGATATTGGATGTACGGAAGCCAAGCGTGTCGGTGATGATGCCTGTCAATAATGCGGCAGCGACCGGTTGGGTGATCTTCAATCCCCATTCCGGCAGGTGGTTGGTAAGAATGGCAGCCGTGGCAACCTCCTGCGCTTCGATCAGGTTGAGAACGCCAAAATTTTCGTTGGTGATGTGATGGTCAATATTGATGTCCGGCTGGTTGAAGTTTTCGAAGGCCTTCCCCACGCGTTTGAAATCAGCGCAGTCCACGGTTATGAAAGTATCGTGATCTGCCTGCGGCTCTTTTTGGATGAGGTCGCTGCCTTCAAGGTATTTAAAAGAGGCGGGTACGCCGTCCACGAGGATCATTTGCACGGACTTGCCTGCATCACGCAGGGCTAATCCCAATCCAAGTACTGAGCCGATGGCATCCCCGTCTGGTCGTACATGCGAAGTAATGAGGATCTTCTCCGCTTCGGCGAGTCTGTGTTTTATCTCCCCTGCAAGATGATTGTCCACTATTTGTTTTTCTCCAAGATTATTTCTTTTCTCTTAATCCTGCCAGTATTTTTTCGACATGGTCTGCGTTTTCAGGCGTTGGATCCCAATGGAACCTTAGTTTGGGAAAGGCGCGCATTTCAATTCGTGAGGCCAGCGTTCGCCTGAGAAAACCGGAGGCAGATTCGAGTCCCGCGAGAACGTCAGGGGCGCGCGAAGCGCCCTCCACGGCCGAGACGTACACATCTGCGAAGGCGAGTTCCCTGTCTATTTTTACGTCGGTCACGAAGATTTGTTTCAGGCGCGGATCGCTGACCTCGCGGATGAGCATTTCCGCAAGTTCCTGTTTGACGCGGTCTGCAATGCGTTGTAATCGAATTCCTGATGGCATCATTAACCGGGATGGGGTGAAAGCCCCGTCCCCTTCACTCGTCTATTCTACTATGTAACATACCAGCATGTCGCCGGGTTGAATGTCATTGAAACTTTTGAAACCGACGCCACACTCAAAGCCCTGGCGGATTTCCCTGACGTCCTCTTTTTCATGGCGCAGGGACGAAAGATCGCCTTCATAGACAATATCCGTGCCGCGGAAGAGACGGACCTTAGCCCCGCGTTTGAGTTCACCATCGGTGACTTTGCATCCCGCAACTTTGCCAAATTTTGAAGCGGAGAATACCTGTAAGACCTGCGCGCGTCCGAGGGTCTTTTCCACAAGCTTTGGCTCGAGCATGCCCTTGAGAGCTTTCTCGATGTCCTCGGTCATGCGGTAGATGATCTCATACAGACGGATGTCCACGCCTTCCTTTTCAGCCATGCGGCGGGCATCCACATCTGCCTGGACGTTGAAGCCAATGATAATCGCTTTTGAGGCGGATGCAAGCATGACATCGTTGTTGCCGATGTTGCCCGTTTCCGCGTGCAGGATGTGCAGGCCGATCTCGCCTTCGCCAAGTTTGTTCAACTCGGTGACGATGGGGTCGAGCGAACCCTGCACATCTGCTTTGACAATCAGATTAAGCCCCTTCGCTTCGCCCGCTTGAACATTTGCGAACAGGTCTTCCAGTGAAACTTTTTTGCGTGCCTGCGCCTGGGTTTTGATGGCTTCGAGCCGTTCTGCAACAATGGCGCGCGCCTCCTTTTCCGTTTTCACAACCTGGAAAAGATCGCCGGCGGAGGGAACGTCGCTTAACCCCATGACTGCCACAGGCGTGGACGGACCCGCTTTTTTGACCGGCTTGCCCTTGTAATCCGTAATGGCACGCAGTTTTCCATGCGCCGTGCCGGCCACGATATTGTCACCGGCTTCGAGCGTGCCGTTTTGGACAAGCAGGGTCGCCAGCACACCCTTGGATTTATCCAACTCGGCTTCGATGACCGTGCCGATCACTTTTCCATTGGGGTTGGCTTTGATCTCGTTGCTGTCCGCCACGAGAAGAATGCCTTCGAGCAAATCGTCAATGCCACGATTTTCCTTTGCGGAGACCGGGACGACCATTGTGCTGCCGCCCCAGTCGTCAGGGACGAGTTCCAGTTCGGCAAGCTGTTGTTTTACACGGTCGGGGTTTGCGTTTGGTTTGTCAACTTTGTTCAAGGCCACCAGCATGGGAACGCGCGCCGCTTTCGCATGAGCAATGGCTTCCCTCGTCTGCGGCATTACGCCATCATCCGCGGCCACAACCAGGACAACAATGTCCGCGCCTTGCGCACCGCGTGCGCGCATCTGGGTAAATGCGGCGTGGCCGGGCGTATCCAAAAAGGTGATGAGACGCCCCTTCTTTTCGACCTGATAAGCACCGATGTGCTGGGTAATGCCGCCGGCTTCGCCAGCCGCCACTTCCGTGGAACGGATCGCGTCCAAAAGGCTGGTCTTGCCATGATCCACGTGACCCAGAATCGTCACAACAGGCGGACGCCCCTTCAACTGTGCGCCATCCTCTCCTGCGATCATCTGACGCCAAAGCGGTACTTCGCCGGTTTCCTCCTTTGCGTCAACTTCATCCGCCGCCTCAAGCACAGCCTCGAATCCATACTCGGCCACCACAATCGCCGCTGTATCAAAATCCACAGTCTGATTGATGGTTGCCATCACGCCATTTGTCATCAATTTTTTGATCAGATCAATGGGGCTTTTTTCGATCTTTTGCGCCAGGTCGCGTATCACGATATTGGCGGGCAATTCAAGTTTATTGCCATTACTGCTCATAAGCCACCTCCTTCAAGTTTGCGGATGTTTTTAGCCAAATCCGCGATATTTCCTGGTTTCCCCAACAAGAGGCGCCTGTCTGCGAGTGGCTAATCGTTCACATGGCTGGACTTGTCGGGTTCTGCATCCTGCGGCAGGGTGTTCATAAAATTTTCCAATTCACTGCGGTCTTCCGCGGTGAATTCCGCTTTGAGCGCATGCGCCAAAGCTCCCCTCATGCCGCGCACCCAGCATGCGCGGCGGTCGTGCAAATAAGCCCCCCTGCCAGCCAGTTTACCGGTTGGGTCCACGCGCACCCCCTCAGCAGTGCGGACGATCCGCAGCATTTGCCTTTTTGGCAAAACCTCACGGCATCCCACACAGGTGCGCTGGGGCACATGCTTACCACGTTGGACAGGTTTCTTCTTCACCTTCGATCATCCCCCTCCTCCATTCAGGAGGAGGGATTATCAGTCTACCAATCCTCGCCGCCGCCCTCGTCGCCGCGTTTATGCTTTTTGCGCCCCACCACTGCGCCGAGGTCTTCGTCGAACTCCAGGGCCACACCCTTCTTCTTGACTTTCTTGCCTTTCTTCTTATCGTCGGAAGATTCATCCTCGGCGTTTGCCGGAGCCTGGAAGATTTCCGGCTTCATCTTGAACAGCTCGTCCAGCGATACGCCGTCCTTCGCATGTTCGTCATCCTCTTCTTCGACGACTTTCTTCGCTTCTTTCTTGCCCTCTGCCTGCTGCTTCTCAACCGGCATTTCTTCAGCTGGAGCGATCCCAGTCTCTGCAGGCACCTCGGCAACCACGGCGACGGGTTCCTCTTCAGCCTTTACCGGCTCTGGTTCAGGGAAGGTCAACGCTCCCAGCACTTCCTCGATGTGTTGAATTGCCTTCGAACCAATGCCGGCCAGCCCGAGCACTTTGTTGGCGTCCATCTTCATATCGAACATGAGGTTGCCGACCGTTTCATAGCCGGCTTCCGTGAGGATGTTGAAGATGTGTTCCTTGATACCGGCCTGATCGAGCGGCGTGGTGAACGCAGCCGCAGGGATCTCTGCGCGCGCGGCGGCTGTGCGTTCCTCCTCCACGCGGGCGGCTTCCTCCTTGATCTGGATCGTGCGGCGTTCCACACGGTCCACAAATTGACCGAGCAGGGTGTATTCCTCCGGGGTGATCGGGCGGCCCTCGGCTTTCTTCCCAAGGATCTCCTCGATCTGCGGCATTTGTTCCATGGCTGCAGGCAGCATGCCTGCAAGCTCTGCGTCACTCTGCAATTTGGCGAGTGAATCACCCGCCGCCTCGCTCAGTGACTTGATGTCAATGCGCCAGCCGGTCAGCTTTGCGGCAAGACGCGCGTTCTGTCCATCGCGCCCGATGGCGAGGCTTAACTGATCTTCGCCCACCACAACCGTCGCGGTGCGTGCGTTTTCATTATCGACCAGATACACACCGTTCACGCGCGCCGGGCTGATGGCTTTGGAAATATAGACGATGGGATCTGCATCCCATTGGATGATGTCGATCTTTTCGTCGTGCAGTTCCTTCACAATAGCCTGGATGCGCACGCCCTTGATGCCCACACACGCGCCCACCGGGTCGATCCCCGGCTGTGTGGCAGAGACTGCCACCTTGGCACGTGCGCCCGGTTCGCGTGAGATCGCGCGGATCTCCACAATGCCATGATAGATTTCGGGAACTTCATTTTCCAGCAAACGGCGCAGGAAATTGCGATGTGCGCGCGACAGGATGATCTGCGGACCGCGTGTGCCGTCCTTCACTTCCATCACCACTGCGCGGACGCGGTCGTGCAGTTTCAATCTCTCGCCGGGGATCTTCTGGTTGTTTGGCATCACGCCTTCAGCCTTCATATCCAGACCAATGGTAATGCCCTGCGCGTTGCTGGCTTGCACCAAACCTGAAACGATCTCGCCTTCCTGACGTTGGAAATATTCCATTTGATTGGAACGTTCCGCCTCACGGATGCGCTGTTGGATCACCTGACGCGCAGTCTGAGCCGCCACACGTCCGAAGTCTGCGGGTGTGGTCTCGACCACAAGCATGTCGCCGGCTTGAATCTCAGGGTTGACCTTGCGCGCCTCTTCCAAAAGCACTTCCGTACGATCATCAATGATGCTGTCCTCCACTACTTCCTTCTCGGCGTATACAGTCACAAGCCCGCTCTCGGGGTCCAGTTTTGCCTCCACGTGCTGCGCGGTGGACGCGCCCACCGCGCGCCGGTAGGCGGATACCATCGCCGACTCTATCGCGGCAACGACAATATCCTTGGCTAATTGTTTTTCCTCCAGCACTTCGTTGAAGGCTAATGCAAAATCGTTTTTTGGCATGCTTCCTGCTCCATGGCTCCTGTGTACAAGCGAAGAAGTGGGGGCTACCCACTTCTCGGTGTCTTCTCTATTGGGTTGTCCGTTCGGGCAAAATTCTAGCATAAAGGCTTTGAAGGCGCAAGGTATAATCTTCCGCTATGACGGATAGAGATAT of Anaerolineales bacterium contains these proteins:
- a CDS encoding response regulator transcription factor; protein product: MTESILIVEDELSLQETLAYNLKKEGYIVETVGDGRMALESARKMKPDLIVLDIMLPEMDGFEVARILRKEMTTSILMLTARDDEIDRVVGLEVGADDYLTKPFSMRELLARVKAQLRRTRLLREEMGQAKAADAKHEALKFDNLVINLTRREVTLDDKPLQIKPKEYELLLFLAEHKGQMLSREFVLERVWGWDFIGDSRTVDVHIRWLRQKIEANASEPKRIITVRGGGYRFEG
- a CDS encoding DUF5939 domain-containing protein; translated protein: MTREYHYKWVWEFESSAEALWPLVSDTNRFNRDTGLPPMQLLGIHNGVKLVRFNIPLVQIEWEEEPFEWTYPYQFGIMRRYRKGPLAEMRVDCRLERLQPAGTRITYEVWVKPKNIPGRIAIPLGIGVYSAKRFGDAFKLYDRIASRGGSVLIVAKGRNLSLAGHNKFKVLNERLQDQGVDRQILNHLYEYLHRADDLSIQRMRPYALADGWGLPRRTVLESFLRATRLGMLDMYWDLLCPECRGIAEDHARLGDIHSTAHCSTCRIDFTANFDHNVEVIFRPNPSIRAVDAAVEFCVGSPQRRPHTIFSLMVPPREELPISTMLNEGRYHVRASDLPGTQMLLAVKHGPAKMDLRANALGWRNDVMDIGLAPYIRLINETDSTQTFQLERTTWSDQAATAADVTTLQVFRDLFSSEVLRPGEEISVGSTTLMFTDLRNSTKLYREIGDAPAFGRVREHFEILEQAVAAEGGAIIKTMGDAIMAAFRTPVSAVRAIWNVQKRISLRGNPPLFIKAGIHYGPCIVVNLNDRLDYFGSTVNIAARLPGFSSGGETILSEPIRNDPEVVEFLEKNAPPNSLSRFQAELRGYEQAMDLWKIKL
- a CDS encoding DUF4349 domain-containing protein — translated: MRSHFNVFTLPVLLGVLLLSACGGAAPAAFEEPAAAPEFLAGDSMPGSAAEAEDAAKQQSEPSAALPVGPVYNTGVDSTVASTTHMIIKSAEIKLLVESTDNAIDRATQVVGDAGGYIISSRIWYQTYYDGENYKYATITIGVPVQQFERTLSRLRGLAVKVLDESASGEDVTDQYVDLQSQLINLEATRERIKSFLDDAKTVDEALRINAELSEIERQIEEIKGRMNYLQDRSSYSTITINFEPVLPEILPTPTPQPEPWNPAETFESATKTVTRAYQGIVDFLIWLFIVLVPIFAPPVLIIWVIWKLLTRKPK
- a CDS encoding bifunctional riboflavin kinase/FAD synthetase, which produces MQHYLSLDALSLQNSWLTIGVFDGVHRGHRLIIQKLVRDAHEENAPAVVLTFDPHPASVLTGREIKCLTTADERAELLAALGVDVVITQRFTRDLSTATAHEYMSTLKQSLGLSRLLIGYDFALGRGREGNAARLTEIGSELGYTVEVVPAVSDESGVISSTEIRKLTSTGNVNEAAKLLGYPYPLAGIVIHGEGRGKKINFPTANIDYPIQKVIPSNGIYACRAVLGAERFMAATNVGFNPTFTPQRQIPSVEAYLLDFDRDIYGEELKLEFVARLRDELKFESVEALIQKIGEDVVQTREILTRG
- the truB gene encoding tRNA pseudouridine(55) synthase TruB, whose protein sequence is MNSQDIKNAISGALVVDKPVGMTSHDVVQAIRNGTGLRRAGHTGTLDPRASGVLVILVGPAVRLSEYVSASDKRYQAIIRLGGSTDTFDGEGKFTPSKDPVNITETEFEEALKTFVGEIEQTPPPYSAVKVQGRKAYEMARKGEEVDLEPRKITVHHLEVLEWTPPEVVIDVHCSSGTYVRSLANDLGVKLGCGAYLVGLRRTKSGRFSLRDSVPLRKLQEAFTAGNWYQYLIPAAEALADWPAVELNPDEVEGVRHGHRVKAVGEPTETKVRGVSTQGELVALMELVTGEDGAPEWQPKKVFFTSD
- a CDS encoding bifunctional oligoribonuclease/PAP phosphatase NrnA; its protein translation is MDNHLAGEIKHRLAEAEKILITSHVRPDGDAIGSVLGLGLALRDAGKSVQMILVDGVPASFKYLEGSDLIQKEPQADHDTFITVDCADFKRVGKAFENFNQPDINIDHHITNENFGVLNLIEAQEVATAAILTNHLPEWGLKITQPVAAALLTGIITDTLGFRTSNITPEALRQAADLMEAGVDLPEIYMRALVRKTFPAAKYWGAGLSSLKSKDGIVWGTLTLADRKSAGYGGNDDADLINMISAIDGNKVGIVFVEQGDNHVKISWRALEPDVDVSPVAKHFQGGGHAAAAGADIQGTLSEIQKEVLKKTRELINL
- the rbfA gene encoding 30S ribosome-binding factor RbfA, whose amino-acid sequence is MMPSGIRLQRIADRVKQELAEMLIREVSDPRLKQIFVTDVKIDRELAFADVYVSAVEGASRAPDVLAGLESASGFLRRTLASRIEMRAFPKLRFHWDPTPENADHVEKILAGLREKK
- the infB gene encoding translation initiation factor IF-2, coding for MSSNGNKLELPANIVIRDLAQKIEKSPIDLIKKLMTNGVMATINQTVDFDTAAIVVAEYGFEAVLEAADEVDAKEETGEVPLWRQMIAGEDGAQLKGRPPVVTILGHVDHGKTSLLDAIRSTEVAAGEAGGITQHIGAYQVEKKGRLITFLDTPGHAAFTQMRARGAQGADIVVLVVAADDGVMPQTREAIAHAKAARVPMLVALNKVDKPNANPDRVKQQLAELELVPDDWGGSTMVVPVSAKENRGIDDLLEGILLVADSNEIKANPNGKVIGTVIEAELDKSKGVLATLLVQNGTLEAGDNIVAGTAHGKLRAITDYKGKPVKKAGPSTPVAVMGLSDVPSAGDLFQVVKTEKEARAIVAERLEAIKTQAQARKKVSLEDLFANVQAGEAKGLNLIVKADVQGSLDPIVTELNKLGEGEIGLHILHAETGNIGNNDVMLASASKAIIIGFNVQADVDARRMAEKEGVDIRLYEIIYRMTEDIEKALKGMLEPKLVEKTLGRAQVLQVFSASKFGKVAGCKVTDGELKRGAKVRLFRGTDIVYEGDLSSLRHEKEDVREIRQGFECGVGFKSFNDIQPGDMLVCYIVE
- a CDS encoding YlxR family protein → MKKKPVQRGKHVPQRTCVGCREVLPKRQMLRIVRTAEGVRVDPTGKLAGRGAYLHDRRACWVRGMRGALAHALKAEFTAEDRSELENFMNTLPQDAEPDKSSHVND
- the nusA gene encoding transcription termination factor NusA, yielding MPKNDFALAFNEVLEEKQLAKDIVVAAIESAMVSAYRRAVGASTAQHVEAKLDPESGLVTVYAEKEVVEDSIIDDRTEVLLEEARKVNPEIQAGDMLVVETTPADFGRVAAQTARQVIQQRIREAERSNQMEYFQRQEGEIVSGLVQASNAQGITIGLDMKAEGVMPNNQKIPGERLKLHDRVRAVVMEVKDGTRGPQIILSRAHRNFLRRLLENEVPEIYHGIVEIRAISREPGARAKVAVSATQPGIDPVGACVGIKGVRIQAIVKELHDEKIDIIQWDADPIVYISKAISPARVNGVYLVDNENARTATVVVGEDQLSLAIGRDGQNARLAAKLTGWRIDIKSLSEAAGDSLAKLQSDAELAGMLPAAMEQMPQIEEILGKKAEGRPITPEEYTLLGQFVDRVERRTIQIKEEAARVEEERTAAARAEIPAAAFTTPLDQAGIKEHIFNILTEAGYETVGNLMFDMKMDANKVLGLAGIGSKAIQHIEEVLGALTFPEPEPVKAEEEPVAVVAEVPAETGIAPAEEMPVEKQQAEGKKEAKKVVEEEDDEHAKDGVSLDELFKMKPEIFQAPANAEDESSDDKKKGKKVKKKGVALEFDEDLGAVVGRKKHKRGDEGGGEDW